In the Dehalococcoidales bacterium genome, GAGCCGCCGCCGCTGCCGGTGAGACATTTTTCCGTGAAGATGAACTCCAGCGGCATAAAGTCTTTCATGTTGCCCTGCGCCAGCCCCACCAGCACCGTCATGCCCATCGCCCCGCACATGGAAAAGCCGGTGCGGATGGCCTCCATCTTGCCCACGGTCACGAAAACGTAGTCCGCGCCCCGCCCGCCGGTCATCCCCTGTACGGCCTTGACCGGGTCTTTTTCTTTTAGCAGGTTGACCGTGTGCGTCGCCCCGAAAGCCTTAGCCGTTTCCAGCTTGCTGTCCAGTACATCCACCGCGATAACGGGGTAAGCGCCGCAAAAAGCCGCGCCCTGGATGGAGTTGAGTCCCACCCCGCCGGTGCCGATGACCGCCGCGCTGCTCATGGCCGGGACCTTGGCGCGGTTGACCACCGCCCCGAACCCGGACGTCACGCCGCAGGCAATCAGGCAGGCGCGGTCCAGGGGCATATCTTTGGGGATTTTGGTCACCAGTTCCTGGGGCACGGTGGTGTATTCCGCGAAGCCGCCCACCGGCCCGGCCATCAGCGCCAGGGGCTGCCCCTTGGCGTTCTTGTGCTTGGGTCGGTTAAAAGCGCCCCGTTCCGTGCAGAAGTGGGGCTTGCCGATGGTGCAGTAATAGCAATGCCCGCAGCCGGAGGTCACCGTGCCGATGACTACCGTATCGCCGGGCTTACACTTGGTCACGCCCTCGCCGATTTCATCAACGTAGCCGGAGGTCTCGTGTCCGGCCAGGCCGGGCAGCGGGGACGGTATTTCCCCGCTGATAAAATGAAGGTCGCTGTGGCACACCGCGGTACAGGCCACCTTAACCTTGACCTCCCCCTTGCCGGGGGCGTCCAGGGTCACACCGTCTTCAATAACCAGGGGCTTGTTCGCTTCGTAAAGGATTGCCGCTTTCATCTTTAAGTCCCTCTTCCTAATATTTATTCGAACATGATAACGTTGCGCAGTCCCTCGCCCTTTTCCGTCAGCGCCATGGCTTCGTTAATTTTGGAGAGGGGATAGCGCCCGGTGATAAGCTCGTCCAGTTTGAGCTTGCCGGACTGGTACATGGCTACCAGGTTGGGGATGTCTATTTTCAGATTGGTGGCGCCCATGAAGCCGCCGATGAGGTTCTTTTCCGAAGGTATCATTTCCAGCGGGGAAAAGCTGAGCTGGTCGCGGAAGTTGGGCAGGCCGATAAGCACGGTGGTGCCGCGCTGCCCGGTGAAGGACATGCCCTGCTTGATGGCGGCGACGCTGCCCACGGTGACGAAAACCCATTCCGCTCCCCTCCCCGCCGTCAGCTTCCTGATCTCTTCCGCCGCCTTTTCGTTTTTAGCGCTGACCATGTGCGTCGCGCCGAAGTCCATAGCCATTTTCAGCTTGTTTTCCAGCACGTCCACGGCGATGATGGGGTAAGCCCCCACGTAAGCGGCGCCCTGGACGGCGTTAATGCCCACCCCGCCCGCGCCCATGACCACCACGCTCTGGAAAGGCCGCACCTTGGCGCGGTTGACCACCCCGCCGAAGCCGGTGATAACGCCGCAGGCCAGCAGGGCCGCCCGGTCCAGAGGCATCTCTTTGGGGACTTTCACCACCATGGACTCGTTGACTACCACGTATTCCGCGAAGCCGCCGATATTGCCCTTGAGGTCCGGCGCCTGTC is a window encoding:
- a CDS encoding Zn-dependent alcohol dehydrogenase encodes the protein MKAAILYEANKPLVIEDGVTLDAPGKGEVKVKVACTAVCHSDLHFISGEIPSPLPGLAGHETSGYVDEIGEGVTKCKPGDTVVIGTVTSGCGHCYYCTIGKPHFCTERGAFNRPKHKNAKGQPLALMAGPVGGFAEYTTVPQELVTKIPKDMPLDRACLIACGVTSGFGAVVNRAKVPAMSSAAVIGTGGVGLNSIQGAAFCGAYPVIAVDVLDSKLETAKAFGATHTVNLLKEKDPVKAVQGMTGGRGADYVFVTVGKMEAIRTGFSMCGAMGMTVLVGLAQGNMKDFMPLEFIFTEKCLTGSGGGSIRPSIDIPFLVSLYQAGKLKLDELITAHYPLARINEAVASLQKGDALRNIIMFE
- a CDS encoding Zn-dependent alcohol dehydrogenase; translation: MKAALCYEFGKPLVVEDVEIAEPGARDVKIRVAATAICHSDVHDWKGEMPGRVPFIGGHETAGYVEKVGAEVTSVKAGDPVVISLLASCGKCYYCVTGLPHLCEHRFDPPAQPRVKDKKGQAPDLKGNIGGFAEYVVVNESMVVKVPKEMPLDRAALLACGVITGFGGVVNRAKVRPFQSVVVMGAGGVGINAVQGAAYVGAYPIIAVDVLENKLKMAMDFGATHMVSAKNEKAAEEIRKLTAGRGAEWVFVTVGSVAAIKQGMSFTGQRGTTVLIGLPNFRDQLSFSPLEMIPSEKNLIGGFMGATNLKIDIPNLVAMYQSGKLKLDELITGRYPLSKINEAMALTEKGEGLRNVIMFE